The genomic stretch AACGCCCCCCAGTTCAAGAAATGGCACTGACGCTTTCCTCAAGCAGAGAGGTAGATCCTTCCCTGATGTACATTTCCTCTCGACCTtgctccctcctcgccgggGGCGAGCATGTAAGAGTGGAATGGCGGGGAGCCACAGAGTCGGAGAAAGAGCCAGCTAGTCGCCGTAACGGACCTGATAAACGCACACCTTCTTGAGGCACGTATCTCTCTCAACACCTAGGTGCGAAGACCAGCGAATACAATATTTAGAGGCCTTCAAAGCGACTCAAGGCTGAGTATTCGTGGAAGTTGACATTCGGACCCTGCAGCGACAGCTTCGCCCTGATGTGTGCGCCTGAGATAGGGATGCGGATCGCCGGAAcggcttcctctgcctcggaGAGGATCTGCAGTGGCATGTGGCTCTGATGATGTGGACAGCTAGGGCGCGGAAGTCCATTTACGGGTGAACTCGATGTGTGCGCCACGTTGAAAGCTCCTCAGGCGTTTTGGCACTTTTACCCCGAGCCTTGCACGCAACAAGCGGCACAGTGACCCAGAATGTGCATCACGTGCCCTCCGGGCTAAGAATGCATAAGGTATCCGCCATGTGCAGCTCAGTCACATGACTGGAGTATGGCTGAAAATGTCCAGGTCAACTTTGGTGTCACACTATTGACGAGCATGTCCCATTCGGAGGCGCGCCTTATGATGATGCGCTTCCCATGTTTTACAACAGCTACTTGAAACTATCTGTTACATATAAAATTTTTATGTTTGTTAAAGGAAGGTTTGTTAATCTTCTGATATAGAATTATTTGAGCCAATGATTTCAAATGATTTAGAAAAGATCCTTCTAGATTAACTTTTAAAACTTAACTGATGTGTGTGGAATTAAAATGGTAAAGGGTTTTTCTAATGATAAAATTTTACCTTCTTTTACCAGCGCTTCTAGCTCTTATATACGCACGGCAGTGGATTCCAGAAGGTGCGGACGCCCGTGAAGAGGCACGATCAACTGGAACCCACACCAAGGAACGTGATGAATGCTCATATTCTTTCTCTGGCTGAGACGACTTGCGAGGATCTGCTAGAGACCCCGTGCAGAAGACTGAGTACTCAGGTCTCAATGGCAAGTTGTCGCCCGGGGAGTGCGCCTAGTTGCCTCAAGGCCATCGGTACCTCAGGCAGTTCCTGCTTATCTGGCCTCAGTTCCCTTCGGCAATAAAAAAGCTCGGTACGGCCCAGGCTCTCTCTCCGGCATCATTCCTACTCGGCGCCAGCCGAAGTGATCGTGCGGAAGCAGTAATCTTCGGCTGTGCGCAGTTTGACTACAGCGAATCTCTACCACCAGCCATCCCAAGGACTCCACCAGGCTGCGCTAAGCTTGAGACGGCCCTGCCGAATCGGCGTGCGCAGAAGGAGGACACATCACAATAAAGCTCTGGTGAACTTGGCGCTTTCTCAGGTCTGGATGGTTGCTGGACCCACCGAGAAAGTTGCAGTATTTTCCGATTTACTATCTCCAGGACGGGATCTCCTCAgaatcatatatatattttccCTTTTCTGAGCAGCTCTTGGAGAGGCCGGGACCGCAGACACGGCGAAACCTGGATTTCGGTCGGTGTGTCACTGTCGAGGGCGGACACGTATCCGCACGACAACTTGCAGACGGAACAAACTTCACGGCGCATCTGCCGACGTCAATGCACACGCTGCGATGACATAAGAAGTAAGCGGCCCCCAAACACCCAACGGATCCAGGCTTACGTAGTCGCAACATGTCTCTATTGAACGCTGCTTGTACCAGGCGCGAATGAAGACCGCTCAGGCCTGACGATCagcagaagaggacgccCGCGATAAAGAAAGCATGGGCATGCGTGTATAGGTGAAGACGATGAAAAGTGAAGGCATTTACTTGCGGAATTGCCTTGGATATACGCGGCAAGGACGAAAAATTCCGAGGATATTGACAGTGCTCCTAACGCCAGGCAAGAGTGTGAGTGAATGAAGTGTTTCACCTCAGGGCCTCACGACGGCGCAGTCTTTTCGCATGCAGATTTTCAACAACCGGAGGCGAGCACGATTCTGGGCAAGATGCTGGTGATGATTCGTCTCTCACCCAACAGAGATGACGGTTTTCTCTCCACCGATTCTTCCttgtcgttttctctctgagCTTTTTTCCTGTGGGGGTGAACTGTCTCTGTACAGGCTTCTGGCGTAGCCTCGCGCCGATTGTCTACACCGCAGGCGATACTTCCTTACTTCCCTGCACACCCGAAAGCCGTCCTTTTGTATTTTCTcactcctcttcttccgtttATCAACGGCATATCCACAAAGTCTGAGAGGAACGCCGGTTTAAGCCAAGCACTTGAGCTTCCCAGCTGCGAGGCCGTCGCGTCACCGTTTCCGCACTGCAGCCCCGAACTcccgctgccttcttctcaACTTCAGTCGTcattctctttctctttcgtCCTGCCGTTTCCGACGACGACGTGTGTATCCTTCGTGTTTTCGGCTCTACACTTTTTCTCGTGTCCGTTTCCTCGCGTTTCTGCCGGCCTTTGTGTTGGTTTCGTCACTGCTGTGAGCCGACGATGGGGGTCTGAGACCCCACAAAGATATCCTCcacggcgtccgccgctATTTCTCCGGTTCCTCGAACGGCGGTCTGCAGGAGAAGAGGCTGCGAGGgtcgagaaggcgagagactcGTAGACGCATTTCCGCCTCAGTGACGATCTGCAATAGAGAGAGTGTGCTTCAGTCACCGACTCGCTCACCGTATCCTCTTCTGTCTAGTGCTCCAATCTCAGACCGTGTTCTACCATTACCGACAAGTCCAAGTCCTTCcccctctttttttctttttgctGGACTCGCACTTTCCTCTtcagcctctctctctctttctgtcgTCTCCTTGAGATCCTTTTACCCTGTATTTCCTTCCCTGTTTGCTGTTTTGTCGACCGCCCTCTTGTAACGATGTTTGGCTCCTCGCTGTCTACcggggccgccggcggaggcgtttTTGGGTCCACGACCGGAGGCGGCGGTTTGTTTGGAAGCTCAGCCACTccacaggcggcggcggggccgtCCACGGGCTCCACAGGCCTCTTCGGCTCGACTGGCGCCGCACCTGCGACCGCGGGTCAGACCACGGCAACCGGCGGGACGGGCCTCTTCGGCTCCTCCACCAcgaccgcaggcggcgcgacgaccgGAGGGCTTtttggcggcggcgcggcgaccgggACGGTGacaggcgggggggggctgtttggagccgcgacggcggcgcccgcggcgacgagtgcgactggaggcggagggctgTTCGGGGCGGCACAGCAGAAGCCTGCAGCGACTACGGGGTTGTTTGGAGGCGGAGCCACGACCGCGGGGACGACGTCTGGGGGACTGTTTGGCGGTGGGGCCTCGACGGCAGGGGCGACGACTGGCGGAGGGTTGTTTGGCGGCAACCAACCGGCCAAGCCCGCAACGACGACGGGCGGCGGGCTGTTTGGAGCCCAAGGGGGGGCGGCCGgtgcgccgtctgcgggAGTCACCGTTCTGCCTAGAGAGCCGACGGTGGCGAATATCGAGAAGGTCGTGCCGGGGGTGCTCGAGAAGTTTAAGAAGATCGAAGAGAGGATGAGGGAAGAGGAACGTATCATGAACGAACTCCAGGCGTCCACGAGGAAAATGAAGGAGTAAGACCGCTTGCTCTGGGTTGAATAGCCGCGGGAAGGATCACCGCAGGAGTGGATGCACGCGGCATCCAGCAAACTTTACACACACATGCTAAGAAAACACTCAGATGGCTCGAGTGCGAGCGGGAAGACACTATCCAGCTCGTGTGCACATGCTCATAGGCGCACCTATAgatatgtatttgtatgcGTGCCGTAACATGCGCAATAGTGGATAAGCCCGTTGCAGGACAAGTGCTGCCGCTTCAGCATTCCGATctacttctgaagcatcttaCGCGTTTGCTAGCGTTCAGCCTGTAGTtacagcggcgccgctgacTTGGTGAATGACGTGGATTTCATTAGTGCGACTACGTGTAGCGAAGGAGAGCCCTCTCTTCAGTCTCCCCCGTCTTTCTTGCGAGCGTCCCCTCTCCGGACccgacggcgcgacgcctcggcTCTAATGACTCTGTTCATGTCTGCGAATGAATTGGATTCCTCTACTTGGTTTTTTTCATGTCAACGCGCAGGTCCTTCTCCGGCTTCTCGGCCTCGCTGTCGGCTCATCAGTCACGCGTCTCTTGGGCGCTCCACCACGTCCTCATTCTCAAACGCCAGGCGCAGAATCTCGCGCCAGTAGTCCAGCGAGATAAGGTGCGTGAGAAGAAGATGTCTCTGCCTAATCGCGTTGCCGATTTTCGCAGGACGTCTGACTCCAGAGGGGGTTTGCGGCGGAACTCGCGTATCTCATGCGCTGCCGAGGCTCGGTTGCGCCTTCCGTGTGCCATGTTGAGGGGCGGCAAGACttccttttccttcctctcctctttcgtcttgtgcgcggcgtggagtcccttccccccccccccccccccccccccccccccgcccccacGCCGCCCCTCAATTTGCTTGTGAGaccgttttcttcgttttctgccgCTACGACTTCGCAGCAACTAGCCCTGCAGATCGAGCAGCTTCACCAGCAGCTTCAACAGAACATCGCCGCGGCCAACGCATCCCTCGCGATGGCGGGCTCggctggcgcccgcgacgccgtctACGTCGTGCCTCTTCAGGTAAGACCGTGTCGAAATCCCTTTCCAGCATCGCGACCACGCtgcacgtatatatatatatatatatttatatataaaCTCACGCCTACGACACCAAACAGCTGCTTCGGCTTTGATGTGCATCTCTATGCATCGGCGCTCAAACACCTGGCCGTGTATCGCCGAGTCATTAGAAAAACGAAGAGCAGTGGACGCGAGTTTATCGCGCGAAGAAGGGTTTTTTCGTGGCGGTCGGCACATCTTAAACTTGTTTGCTTCCCGAGGGATTTGCCTGCACAGTCGTCGCAGCCTatctccgcttctccgcaCCTCCCTGAACCCGCcccgcgccccccgccgcctctcccccgtCATGGTGTCTAAACGTAGTGTCCGGCTGTTTGGTGCTCTTGGCGTTTGCAGGTTCCGTGCCCTCTGTCGACTCCGTTGTATCAGCAGCTGTTGCAAGACGTGTGGAGTGTGAGCGGCAGGCTCCAGCAGCTGGAGCAGCACGTGAAGCTGTTGAgagtcgagagagaaaaTGCCGCGAGGTCGGGCTCCGTgaacgccgccgacggctgTGCGTATCCGTGGGAACACGCTTTTTCAGACCCCGGCGTGGACGTCAACTCCGAGCTGCAGATGATCCAAGAAGTCCTGGCGGCTCAGCGCGAAGTTCTGCTtgcgacggcgcagaaggtAAACAGAGAGTCTCTAGACGCGCGACAGGCTGGAAGCTGTCAGCGCCTCTTTGCCTCTCGCTTCGAAGCAATCTACAACgcaagggggggagggagaagTGAGCGCGGACAACGAAACGGGCAGACCCCTCGACAAGCGATTTTTGCTCAGTTTTCTTGTGGAAGGGAATCAACACATATGAGGGGTCTGTGTCAAGAAAGCTGTGGGTTAAGACAGCAAAAGTTGTTGGATCTCAATATCACGGTAGTCATGTTTGCctggaagctgtagtcattataactgTCGAACAAAGGATTATCGTGGCTCGTTATCGTGACTCGTAGACTGCATGGCTGCTTTCTGAGAACGAACCCTTTCCGTGTGGTTCATTGCGTGGGCGTTCGGAGGAAGGGCCTGTGGCTTTTTCCAAACTCAGTTCGCAGCGAGAAAAGCTCACACACGGGAGTATTCGTATTCAAGCATACTGGCTGGTCTGGGTGCCGGAGTGTGTCTGATAGCGCTTGCAGTTTGACGCGGTGGACTCGATGGTGTTTTTcatcgcgcggcgcgcctcagaCGAGAGAGACCGATCGCAGAAATGGATATGTTCTGAAGCACGAAAGCGACTTGTTTTCTCATAGCAGACCCAAATTGGCATGCGGGCACAAATCGGTTTTGGTGTTTTGTGTGCGCTGCGTGCGTATTCCCATCAGGCTGTCGAACTGCGTGAGACGACTCGTCAGATGCAGGACCGCCTCGAGAGGGCGGGAGTCAAGATCCCCGTCTTCCCAGAAGATCAAGAGGAGGCTGCAGTGAATGCAGCTGCTGTGCAGGCGGGTCAAGCGGCGGGAGGTGAGTCGCTGTCAAGCCTGTTGGATATCGACAGAACGTGGACGCTTTTGTTAGGTGCCTTCAGCCATATGAGACCGGTGTGGTGGGATTGAGGCCCTCGTTTGTAGCGTGCGTGGAGACGCTAGAAATCACTCCTTGGAGCACCTGGTaccgcgctgcggctcgttATGTAGCGCCCCTGAATAGTGTATTGAGGCCGCCCCCTGTTCGCTCGGCTAGTTGCTCAGGGGGGCTTGCAAACAAGGCAGCAAGTCGAACGTTGGAGGACGAGAGCCGTTTTGGAGTCGGGGAACTTTGTCATTTCTTTGAAAGCTGTCTTTATTGATGAAGCAAAGCACTTGTGTGCGTAGGCCGCAACCTTCGTGCTAGGTCGCAGTCGCCTGGCCTGCTGGAATGCGCcgttgtcttcttcgccaggACTATCTGTGATGGGGGCGGATAACCGCCCACTTTATTCGCAGTGGTGCGCCAGCTAGGTGGCGGAATTATTTGGCGTCGAAACCATGAGATGTCCTCACTTTTGGGTTTAAGAGTCTCATGCGTGCTACGCTTCGTGTCTTCTGTTATGAAGACATGGTTTCGATCGATCGTATCACGTCTTTCCGACTCGCGGTTCCGGTGCTAGACGTTTTTTTTGTGTATCTCAGAGTGGCTGTGGGGCGTTCACGAAAGCGGCGCGGCCCTCTGTATTCGAGTCGAACGTGTTTACGTCATGTCCACGTGTCTGTCCGGGTGCAGGTCTATTTGGCTCCTCCGCTCCAGCGGCCTCGTCTTTGGGGGCGATTGGCGGTCTTTTCGGATACACTGGAGCCCAGACGGCGACAAGCGGAGGCCTCTTCGGAAGACccaccggcgccgccaccACGAACCCCACAACCTCGACGGGCCTCTTCGGCTCGACTGGCGCCGCACCTGCGACCGCGGGTCAGACCACGGCAACCGGCGGGACGGGCCTCTTCGGCTCCTCCACCAcgaccgcaggcggcgcgacgaccgGAGGGCTTtttggcggcggcgcggcgaccgggACGGTGacaggcgggggggggctgtttggagccgcgacggcggcgcccgcggcgacgagtgcgactggaggcggagggctgTTCGGGGCGGCACAGCAGAAGCCTGCAGCGACTACGGGGTTGTTTGGAGGCGGAGCCACGACCGCGGGGACGACGTCTGGGGGACTGTTTGGCGGTGGGGCCTCGACGGCAGGGGCGACGACTGGCGGAGGGTTGTTTGGCGGCAACCAACCGGCCAAGCCCGCAACGACGACGGGCGGCGGGCTGTTTGGTGGGTCCACTGGGCTCTTTGGAAGCTCGGGGGCGCAGCCTGCCGCCAGTGGCGGGGGTGGGTTGTTCGGGAACACAACTGGTGGTCTGTTCGGCGCGAAATAGAGCAGCGTGGAGTGACGCAGGGATAGGGGAGCAGTCTCTGTGCTGTTTTACAActgttttctcttcgcgtGCCTATTTGAAGCGAACAGGCACGCTGTCTACGCGACTAATATCGTACTCCTTTGCTTTTATGCCAGGCCTTGTCCACAAGTCTCTACTCACGTGTGCGGACAGGTTTTGTCGTTTGTATGAATACAAACCTGGCCCCCATCTGCGCCTGAGGAATCTGAGGGATTTGGAAGCCACATGAACTTTTTTCAGACACCCTGTTCAGGCTACGGCGAGACTGTGATGTCTTGAAACTCCTGTTGCAAGACAGGTGGTGTTTCCGTGGCGCGTGCTACTGCCGGTGAAGACCTGCTGCTTCAGGCGCTCAGAACGAGTGACAGCACAGTCGAGGCTATTGATACAGATGCGCCTATTTTGAGTTCAGCGCGGCGTTATATTTATTGAGATTGCCCGACAGAAGTCCTGGACATTCGGAAGTTTcagaagctgcgcgcctcgaaggcgccgcagccagaaCGCCAATTCACAGCTTTTTAGGGTTGCTACGGCGTTTTTTGGCCACGCGCTCTCCGGCGACGGAGGTGCCGCCGTATCGTTTCCATCAATTTATTTTGGGTCGGGAGCATCCTGGCATTCCCCAAGCGTTCGTGGAGACATAGGTCTAGAGAGAGATAGCCAGTAACGCTTGACCACCTATATTTGTTCCGAAGTGTTCTGATTAAAATCTTTGATACAAGTTTCGCCTTCGTACACAAAGAGACTGCCGAATAGCATCGCATCCATTTAACGTCAATCGGGGCCCGTAGCCACTGGCACTGTAACACAAGGCCTATGTTCACAGTCCCTTCACACTAACAAACGCGTTTCACCCCGTGTGTCGCGGTCACGTGCTGGCTAGCCGGAAGCAAATGCCGACGGCATGACCATCATTGAGAAGACTCATTCGTACGTTGATAACGAGTGCTGACTGCCATGCCACAGACAGCCAATCCTGTGCCCAGCAGCGCTCCCCCGTGCGCGTTACCTGTACCGGGGGCGGGCGTCGTGGCCGAcaccgcccccccccccggcctATGCTTGCATCTGCTAGAACAtgtgcacatatatacaaatatgtaCCGGCATTCTGGTAAAGAGGAAAATCCCCGTGAGCTGCCACCGATTTGAATCCGTGtggccgccgcttcttctcgacCCCGATTAGATCACAATCGCTATCTGCGGCGTCCTCCAAAGAAGTTTTCATTCATGTGCAGCGGATCCAAAGGTCTTCGCATGCTTGACGACTGTCTCCGTTTTTGCCGTTACTTCGTCTCCTGTTTCGCCAGCTCCCCGTCACACGCCATATCGAACTGCCAGCTGAGCTTTGCCGCCGTATACACTCCGACC from Besnoitia besnoiti strain Bb-Ger1 chromosome X, whole genome shotgun sequence encodes the following:
- a CDS encoding hypothetical protein (encoded by transcript BESB_018560), producing the protein MFGSSLSTGAAGGGVFGSTTGGGGLFGSSATPQAAAGPSTGSTGLFGSTGAAPATAGQTTATGGTGLFGSSTTTAGGATTGGLFGGGAATGTVTGGGGLFGAATAAPAATSATGGGGLFGAAQQKPAATTGLFGGGATTAGTTSGGLFGGGASTAGATTGGGLFGGNQPAKPATTTGGGLFGAQGGAAGAPSAGVTVLPREPTVANIEKVVPGVLEKFKKIEERMREEERIMNELQASTRKMKESFSGFSASLSAHQSRVSWALHHVLILKRQAQNLAPVVQRDKQLALQIEQLHQQLQQNIAAANASLAMAGSAGARDAVYVVPLQVPCPLSTPLYQQLLQDVWSVSGRLQQLEQHVKLLRVERENAARSGSVNAADGCAYPWEHAFSDPGVDVNSELQMIQEVLAAQREVLLATAQKAVELRETTRQMQDRLERAGVKIPVFPEDQEEAAVNAAAVQAGQAAGGLFGSSAPAASSLGAIGGLFGYTGAQTATSGGLFGRPTGAATTNPTTSTGLFGSTGAAPATAGQTTATGGTGLFGSSTTTAGGATTGGLFGGGAATGTVTGGGGLFGAATAAPAATSATGGGGLFGAAQQKPAATTGLFGGGATTAGTTSGGLFGGGASTAGATTGGGLFGGNQPAKPATTTGGGLFGGSTGLFGSSGAQPAASGGGGLFGNTTGGLFGAK